A stretch of Bacteroidales bacterium DNA encodes these proteins:
- a CDS encoding T9SS type A sorting domain-containing protein encodes MKATFTLALFMFIGMFAFGQTDTVYYTSGCDRSFYNEVYNFHLGNNTFFAEGRTYENCCGQNYLVYTITENVIKIKKVQECDYANCLCYYPFDFSIEGCTLLCYRVIVEGTDVDTTVCQTSNVGIANKVRKPSVLVYPNPATTKVTVMLTEKEKGNATFEIYNIIGQKVYSREKVTDTFEFERSNISKGAYFYKLIWKNGAVLTGKIIFE; translated from the coding sequence ATGAAAGCAACTTTTACATTAGCACTATTTATGTTCATAGGTATGTTTGCCTTTGGACAAACGGATACAGTCTATTACACTTCTGGTTGTGATAGATCTTTCTATAATGAAGTATATAATTTTCACTTGGGAAATAATACGTTTTTTGCAGAAGGAAGAACCTATGAGAACTGTTGTGGTCAAAACTATCTTGTATATACTATTACCGAAAACGTAATAAAAATCAAAAAAGTGCAAGAGTGTGACTATGCTAATTGCTTGTGTTACTATCCTTTTGATTTTAGTATTGAGGGGTGTACTTTACTTTGCTACAGGGTTATCGTTGAAGGGACTGATGTTGATACAACTGTATGTCAAACATCTAATGTGGGTATTGCAAACAAAGTCCGGAAACCATCAGTTTTAGTTTATCCAAACCCAGCCACGACAAAAGTAACTGTTATGTTGACAGAAAAAGAAAAAGGTAATGCTACATTTGAAATATACAATATTATAGGGCAGAAAGTTTATTCAAGAGAAAAAGTTACAGATACTTTTGAATTTGAAAGAAGTAATATTTCAAAAGGAGCCTATTTCTACAAGCTTATCTGGAAAAATGGTGCGGTTTTGACAGGAAAGATAATTTTCGAGTAG
- the trxA gene encoding thioredoxin → MALELTESNFENEVLKSDKPVLVDFWAEWCGPCRMISPIIEEMHTEFTGKAVLGKVDVDAAPSIAVKYGIRNIPTILFFKNGEVVDKQVGAVSKAVLTEKLTSLL, encoded by the coding sequence ATGGCACTTGAATTAACTGAAAGCAACTTCGAAAACGAAGTATTGAAATCTGATAAACCAGTATTAGTAGATTTTTGGGCAGAGTGGTGTGGACCATGTCGCATGATTTCTCCAATTATTGAAGAGATGCATACTGAATTTACAGGCAAAGCAGTTTTGGGTAAAGTTGATGTTGACGCAGCTCCCTCAATTGCAGTTAAATACGGAATTAGAAATATCCCTACCATTCTGTTTTTCAAAAACGGCGAGGTTGTTGATAAACAAGTAGGAGCCGTTTCTAAGGCTGTTTTAACAGAAAAACTTACATCTCTTTTATAG
- the dnaE gene encoding DNA polymerase III subunit alpha translates to MTSFTHLHVHSHYSVLDGASQIKKLILKAKALGMDSIALTDHGAMYGIKEFYDTAIKNEIKPIIGMETYVARRTRHDKEGKHDSSGYHLVLLAKNETGYKNLLKLSSRAFTEGFYYRPRIDRELLEQYHEGLIASSACLGGEIPQLILQGNESAVDESIEWYKNLFGDDFYLEIMLHPAEDPAIRQDVYERQKIVNEAIKRLAEKHNIKVIATNDVHFIEADDAESHDHLLCIMTAKKYDDPTRMRYTRHEYLKSTEEMLELFADYPQAIENTREIVNKIEHFELNSEPIMPDFPLPEGFSDSNDYLRHITFEGAFERWGNPLSPEIEERLNFELDTIKKMGYPGYFLIVADFIKKAHEMGVIVGPGRGSAAGSAVAYACKITNIDPLKYDLLFERFLNPDRISMPDIDIDFDDEGREKVLNYVVEKYGYNRVAHIITFGTMAAKMAIRDVGRNLDFSLPSVNQIAGFIPDRVDSIEKAIQESPDLSNIMKGDDEGKKKLISIAQDLEGTIRQTGTHACGIIIGKDDLENYLPICKDSRANLLITQYDGSYVESVGMLKMDFLGLKTLSIIKECLEYIEATTGKVIDIDSIPLDDKKTFDLFGRGETTALFQFESAGMKKYLKQLKPTVFEDLVAMNALYRPGPMAYIPSFINRKHGREKIVYDHPLMESHLQSTYGITVYQEQVMLLSRKLANFTRSQSDNLRKAMGKKDIATMSRLKDNFIEGCLANEKFIEGCKQNNSEAEKLIEKIWHDWETFAHYAFNKSHSVCYAYIAYQTAYLKAHYPSHFMAAVLSSNLNDISKITTIMDEARRMGIEVFGPDINISVKKFTVDEDNNVRFGLAAIKGVGENVVEHFVQLREEDGPFKDIYDFAERVDFHIVNKKNIEALAAGGAFDSFGISRSAYFSDNTENSFIDILTRYGTAVRNEKNNKQPTLFGDIKEMEIPKPKLPEIPEWTKSHTLKLERDAIGIYLSAHPLDDYKFEIEHFTTCETADLQNIENFVNSDVAIAGIVTSEQVKATKNNEPYGRYEIEDYTGTYEFALFRDNYKNFSPLLRKDFFVLVKGRVEIPRWKKGDDVRPEFFVKEIIMLSEIREKYIKRVRMKVPLTEITDDFIEDFAKIIDKTKGNVTVTIVVEDKDDNLFTELYPKREKIIFNNNFLKFVKNYDIELSIN, encoded by the coding sequence ATGACTTCGTTTACACATCTGCATGTACACTCGCACTACTCTGTTTTAGATGGAGCTTCGCAAATTAAGAAACTGATACTTAAAGCCAAAGCTCTAGGCATGGACAGTATTGCCTTGACCGATCACGGTGCAATGTACGGTATTAAGGAGTTTTATGACACAGCTATTAAAAACGAAATTAAGCCAATAATAGGTATGGAAACCTATGTGGCACGGCGCACACGTCACGACAAGGAGGGGAAGCACGATTCAAGCGGATACCATCTTGTTCTATTGGCAAAAAATGAAACAGGTTACAAAAATTTACTTAAACTCTCTTCGCGTGCCTTTACCGAAGGATTTTACTATCGACCCCGTATTGATAGGGAGCTGTTGGAGCAGTATCACGAAGGACTTATTGCTTCGTCAGCTTGTTTGGGTGGCGAAATACCTCAATTGATTTTGCAAGGCAACGAATCGGCTGTTGATGAGTCAATAGAGTGGTATAAAAACCTGTTTGGAGATGACTTTTATTTAGAAATTATGCTACATCCGGCTGAAGATCCGGCTATCAGACAAGATGTTTACGAAAGGCAAAAAATTGTAAACGAGGCTATTAAGAGACTTGCAGAAAAGCACAATATAAAAGTCATTGCCACTAACGATGTCCACTTTATTGAAGCAGATGACGCCGAATCGCATGACCACCTGCTTTGTATTATGACTGCCAAGAAGTATGATGATCCCACAAGAATGCGATATACGCGTCACGAGTATTTGAAAAGTACGGAAGAGATGCTTGAACTTTTTGCCGACTATCCGCAAGCTATTGAAAATACACGTGAAATTGTAAATAAAATAGAGCATTTTGAATTAAATTCAGAACCGATAATGCCCGATTTTCCTCTACCCGAAGGATTTTCAGACTCAAACGATTACTTGCGGCATATTACATTCGAAGGGGCTTTCGAGCGTTGGGGGAACCCTTTGTCGCCAGAAATTGAAGAGAGGTTAAATTTTGAACTTGACACCATTAAGAAAATGGGCTATCCCGGATATTTTCTTATTGTTGCCGATTTTATCAAAAAAGCACACGAAATGGGGGTAATCGTAGGTCCCGGGCGCGGTTCAGCGGCAGGTTCGGCTGTGGCGTATGCCTGTAAAATTACGAATATCGACCCATTGAAATATGACCTGCTGTTTGAAAGATTTTTGAATCCCGACAGAATTTCAATGCCCGATATTGATATCGATTTTGACGACGAGGGTCGTGAAAAAGTTCTAAACTATGTGGTTGAAAAATACGGCTATAACAGAGTTGCACACATTATAACATTTGGTACAATGGCTGCCAAAATGGCTATTAGAGATGTGGGAAGAAACCTGGATTTTAGTTTGCCTTCTGTAAATCAAATAGCTGGATTTATCCCAGATAGGGTCGATTCTATCGAAAAAGCCATTCAAGAGAGTCCCGATTTGAGTAACATAATGAAAGGGGACGATGAGGGTAAGAAAAAACTTATTTCGATTGCACAAGACCTAGAAGGCACAATCAGACAAACAGGAACACATGCTTGCGGTATTATAATCGGCAAAGATGATTTGGAAAACTATCTCCCAATTTGCAAAGATTCAAGAGCCAATCTCCTGATAACCCAATACGACGGTTCGTATGTAGAGTCTGTGGGAATGCTGAAAATGGACTTTCTAGGATTAAAAACATTGTCGATAATAAAAGAGTGCCTTGAATATATTGAAGCTACCACAGGTAAAGTTATTGATATTGACTCAATTCCATTAGATGATAAAAAAACCTTTGATCTGTTCGGTCGTGGCGAAACAACAGCTCTGTTTCAATTCGAGTCTGCGGGAATGAAAAAGTACTTAAAGCAGCTGAAACCAACTGTTTTCGAAGATTTGGTTGCTATGAATGCTCTTTATAGACCGGGACCAATGGCTTACATACCATCTTTTATAAACCGAAAGCATGGTAGGGAAAAAATCGTTTATGACCATCCGCTTATGGAATCACACTTGCAGTCCACTTATGGGATTACTGTATATCAGGAACAGGTAATGCTTTTGTCGCGAAAGTTGGCAAACTTTACACGAAGTCAATCCGACAACCTTCGTAAAGCAATGGGCAAGAAAGATATCGCCACAATGAGCAGACTCAAAGATAACTTTATTGAGGGGTGTTTAGCAAATGAGAAGTTTATCGAAGGATGTAAGCAAAACAACTCAGAGGCGGAAAAATTAATTGAAAAAATATGGCACGATTGGGAAACGTTTGCACATTATGCATTTAACAAGTCGCACTCTGTTTGCTATGCTTACATTGCTTATCAGACAGCATATTTAAAAGCGCACTATCCATCGCATTTTATGGCAGCTGTGTTAAGCTCGAACCTCAACGATATCAGCAAAATCACAACCATTATGGACGAAGCCCGAAGAATGGGAATTGAAGTTTTTGGACCCGATATCAATATAAGTGTTAAAAAATTTACCGTTGATGAAGATAATAACGTTCGTTTTGGATTAGCTGCAATAAAAGGGGTTGGAGAAAACGTGGTTGAACATTTTGTGCAGTTACGTGAGGAAGATGGACCATTTAAAGATATTTATGATTTTGCCGAACGAGTTGATTTCCACATTGTTAACAAGAAAAATATTGAAGCCTTGGCTGCCGGAGGAGCGTTCGACTCTTTTGGAATATCTCGCAGCGCATACTTTTCTGATAATACAGAAAACAGTTTTATTGATATTTTGACGAGATATGGGACTGCCGTTAGAAACGAAAAAAACAATAAACAGCCTACACTTTTTGGCGATATCAAGGAGATGGAAATACCTAAGCCCAAACTGCCTGAAATTCCGGAGTGGACAAAATCCCACACCTTAAAGCTCGAACGTGATGCTATTGGGATATATTTATCGGCGCACCCATTAGACGATTATAAGTTTGAAATAGAACACTTCACAACTTGTGAAACTGCGGATCTTCAAAATATTGAAAACTTTGTAAATTCAGATGTGGCAATTGCCGGCATTGTTACCTCTGAGCAAGTTAAAGCAACCAAAAATAACGAACCGTATGGCAGGTATGAAATTGAAGACTACACAGGAACGTATGAATTTGCCCTATTCCGGGACAATTATAAAAATTTTAGTCCTTTGTTGCGAAAAGACTTTTTTGTTTTAGTAAAGGGCAGAGTTGAGATTCCCAGGTGGAAAAAAGGTGACGATGTCAGACCTGAATTTTTTGTAAAAGAGATAATAATGCTGTCAGAGATACGCGAAAAATATATAAAACGTGTTAGAATGAAAGTACCCCTGACAGAAATAACCGATGATTTTATTGAAGATTTTGCGAAGATTATTGATAAAACAAAGGGTAATGTAACTGTCACTATTGTCGTAGAAGATAAGGATGACAACCTATTTACTGAATTATATCCAAAAAGAGAAAAAATTATTTTTAATAATAATTTTCTGAAATTTGTAAAAAACTACGATATTGAACTTTCAATAAATTAA
- a CDS encoding M3 family metallopeptidase, with the protein MKFKTFMINISLLTAMAACTNQTTNDNPLLNDFSGIHETPPFSKIKVEHYVPAVKAAIAEAKKEIDAITNNKETPTFENTVLALEESGQLLRRVLGIFYNLNEAETSPEMQAAAREISPLVTEHSNDISLNENLFKRIKEVYDNRDKLSLNDEQIMLLTKRYEGFVKNGANLAPELRERFREINKELSQLSLQYNENDLAETNDFILHITDSNQLSGLPESVIEAAAFEAKERKMEGWVFSLHLPSYYPFIQYADNRQLREQMYKAYASRCNHNNEHDNKKIVEDIVNKRLERSKMLGYNSYADYVLEDRMAESATNVNSFLNEIFEASHPIAKKEKVEMEIFARSLGFEGELQRWDWLYYAEKMKMHLHNINDEMTKPYFELSKTQQGIFDLANKLYGLNFKYNPEIEVYHPDVKAYEVTDSDNRFMAVLYLDFHPRPSKGSGAWMTSFRKQFVRNGKDIRPLISLVCNFTKPTDSNPSLLTFSEVETFLHEFGHALHGMLSDVTYESLSGTSVYRDFVELPSQIMENWAIEKEWLDLFATHNKTGEKIPTELIEKLISADNFLTGYYNDRQLSFASLDMAWHSLTNPLNEDVESFNNKAMSKFELFPDVEGACMSTTFGHLFSGGYAAGYYGYKWAEVLDADAYSLFKQNGIFDKETARRFRDNILSKGGSEHPMQLYVKFKGEEPSIEAFLKRSGLSN; encoded by the coding sequence ATGAAATTCAAAACATTTATGATTAACATATCATTATTGACAGCTATGGCTGCTTGCACAAATCAAACCACAAACGACAACCCCCTTTTAAACGATTTTAGTGGAATTCACGAAACTCCCCCATTTAGCAAAATAAAGGTCGAACATTATGTCCCGGCTGTTAAAGCTGCTATCGCAGAGGCAAAAAAGGAGATTGATGCCATAACCAACAACAAAGAGACTCCAACATTTGAGAACACTGTACTCGCTTTGGAAGAGTCTGGTCAACTTTTAAGAAGGGTGTTAGGTATTTTCTATAATCTGAATGAAGCTGAGACATCGCCTGAAATGCAGGCAGCTGCAAGAGAAATATCACCCTTAGTAACTGAACATAGCAACGATATCAGCCTAAACGAAAACCTATTTAAACGGATAAAAGAAGTTTATGATAATCGTGATAAATTATCGCTAAATGACGAGCAAATAATGCTCTTAACAAAGAGATACGAAGGATTTGTTAAGAATGGTGCTAACTTGGCTCCTGAACTGCGTGAGCGTTTTCGCGAGATAAATAAAGAGTTGTCACAACTATCACTACAATACAATGAAAACGATTTGGCGGAAACCAATGATTTTATCCTTCATATTACCGACAGCAATCAACTTTCCGGTTTGCCCGAAAGCGTTATTGAAGCAGCTGCGTTTGAGGCCAAAGAGCGAAAAATGGAGGGATGGGTATTTTCCTTACACCTACCCAGTTATTATCCGTTTATACAGTATGCTGACAATCGCCAATTACGTGAACAAATGTACAAGGCTTATGCTTCACGATGTAACCATAATAATGAACACGACAATAAAAAAATTGTCGAAGATATTGTAAACAAACGGCTTGAACGTTCAAAGATGCTTGGCTATAACTCTTACGCCGACTATGTTTTAGAAGACCGAATGGCAGAAAGTGCCACAAATGTCAACAGTTTTCTCAACGAAATATTCGAAGCCAGTCATCCTATTGCTAAAAAAGAGAAAGTGGAAATGGAAATATTTGCCCGTTCATTAGGGTTTGAAGGCGAATTACAACGTTGGGACTGGTTGTATTACGCAGAAAAAATGAAAATGCATCTGCACAATATCAACGACGAAATGACAAAGCCATATTTTGAACTGTCAAAAACTCAGCAGGGCATTTTCGATTTGGCTAATAAACTATATGGTTTAAATTTTAAATACAATCCCGAAATTGAAGTTTATCACCCCGATGTTAAAGCTTACGAAGTAACCGATAGCGACAACCGTTTTATGGCAGTGCTTTACTTAGACTTTCATCCACGTCCATCAAAAGGCAGTGGTGCCTGGATGACATCGTTTAGAAAACAGTTTGTACGTAATGGAAAAGATATAAGACCTTTGATTTCATTAGTATGTAATTTTACTAAACCAACAGATTCAAATCCCTCATTATTAACGTTTAGTGAAGTCGAGACTTTCTTGCACGAGTTCGGACATGCTTTGCATGGAATGTTATCGGACGTAACTTATGAAAGTTTATCGGGAACTTCGGTTTATCGCGATTTTGTTGAATTGCCGTCGCAAATAATGGAAAACTGGGCTATTGAAAAAGAGTGGCTCGATTTATTTGCCACACACAACAAAACAGGTGAAAAAATTCCGACCGAACTGATTGAAAAACTAATTTCAGCCGATAATTTTCTGACAGGATATTACAACGACAGGCAGTTAAGTTTTGCCTCTCTTGATATGGCTTGGCATTCGCTAACAAATCCGTTAAACGAAGATGTTGAAAGTTTTAACAATAAGGCAATGAGCAAGTTTGAACTGTTCCCCGATGTCGAGGGTGCTTGTATGAGTACTACTTTTGGACATCTGTTCTCTGGAGGCTATGCAGCAGGATATTACGGGTATAAGTGGGCTGAAGTTTTAGATGCTGACGCTTATTCGCTGTTCAAACAAAACGGTATTTTCGATAAAGAGACTGCTAGGCGTTTTCGCGACAATATCCTTTCAAAAGGAGGAAGTGAACACCCAATGCAACTCTACGTAAAATTTAAGGGGGAAGAACCGTCTATTGAGGCTTTTTTAAAGCGTAGCGGACTGAGCAATTAG
- a CDS encoding response regulator transcription factor: MHVLIIEDEKHNQRLLQGMINSLRPQWTIVELLESVADSIEWLQSNSADIIFMDIQLADGVCFSIFEKIDVTTPVIFTTAYDNYAIQAFKVNSIDYLLKPIKEEELLKSIEKFERNIALISKTPNYKELYDIIANREKKYRTRILIHGARNYFKIDVSSVAYFYSQSKLTFARMKDRSEYRVDMTLESLEKELDSNVFFRTGRNMLANIDSIVSFEDYFGGKLVLKLNPPFDETVTVSRLKNSAFKKWIGK, encoded by the coding sequence ATGCATGTGCTAATAATTGAAGACGAAAAACATAATCAGCGGCTTTTGCAAGGTATGATTAATTCGCTTAGACCGCAATGGACAATAGTTGAGTTGCTTGAGAGTGTCGCCGACAGTATTGAGTGGCTGCAATCTAACAGTGCTGATATTATTTTTATGGACATTCAATTGGCCGACGGTGTATGCTTTTCGATTTTTGAAAAGATTGATGTAACAACACCTGTAATTTTTACCACTGCGTATGACAATTATGCAATTCAAGCATTTAAAGTAAATAGTATAGATTACCTGCTTAAGCCAATAAAAGAGGAGGAGCTGTTGAAATCTATCGAGAAGTTTGAGAGAAATATAGCTTTAATAAGCAAAACCCCAAATTACAAAGAGCTTTACGATATTATTGCAAACAGAGAGAAAAAATATCGTACACGAATTTTAATACATGGAGCCAGAAACTATTTTAAGATAGATGTAAGTTCAGTTGCCTACTTCTATAGCCAGAGCAAACTTACATTTGCAAGAATGAAAGACAGGTCTGAATATCGGGTTGATATGACCCTTGAGTCATTAGAAAAAGAGTTAGATAGCAATGTTTTTTTCCGTACGGGAAGAAACATGTTGGCAAATATCGACTCGATAGTAAGTTTTGAGGACTATTTTGGAGGAAAACTTGTTCTGAAACTCAATCCCCCTTTTGACGAAACAGTAACCGTTAGCCGCCTTAAAAACAGTGCCTTTAAAAAATGGATTGGAAAATAA
- a CDS encoding histidine kinase gives MKNNELHFISRLSTYTFKTTLIRVLLVSFVGAFFLFLAENVTTEIDVNVPSYVYAQAIAVFVVLTEANVLFDNLSERFFPIPSKIKIRVFIHFCLSFAIGFFALLYFDNFSVFEDIFKQRIVWLMVVLGLIFVFFLVMVSITIRITEKWIFSQKEIDRLKEAKLKSDYNSLQDQLNPHFLFNNLSVLKSMIIYDPKSAVTFTQNFTDVYRYVLQSAQKTTIALTDELEFIKAYLAVHKERLGDKLEVVFDIDPESLDKHLPPLSLQLLVENAIKHNAATQKNPLMIEVTSTSDEITVRNNILLKETSDSTGKGLTNLVLRFEMLTEEKPKIVSDDEYFTVSLPLIEQN, from the coding sequence ATGAAAAATAACGAGTTACATTTTATAAGTCGGTTATCAACCTATACTTTTAAAACCACGTTAATTCGTGTTTTATTGGTTTCTTTTGTAGGAGCGTTCTTTCTGTTTCTTGCAGAAAACGTTACGACTGAAATAGATGTTAATGTACCGTCATATGTTTACGCTCAGGCTATTGCAGTATTTGTTGTTTTAACCGAAGCTAATGTTTTATTTGATAATTTATCAGAACGTTTTTTCCCTATCCCATCAAAAATCAAAATAAGAGTATTTATACATTTTTGCTTGAGCTTTGCAATCGGATTTTTTGCATTACTATATTTCGATAATTTTAGTGTTTTTGAAGATATTTTTAAGCAAAGAATTGTGTGGCTTATGGTGGTATTGGGACTAATTTTTGTCTTTTTTCTTGTCATGGTTTCCATAACTATTAGAATTACAGAAAAATGGATTTTTTCGCAAAAAGAGATCGACCGACTAAAAGAGGCAAAACTTAAAAGCGATTACAATTCGTTGCAAGATCAATTAAATCCACACTTTTTATTTAATAACTTAAGTGTGCTGAAATCTATGATAATATATGATCCTAAGTCGGCAGTAACTTTTACGCAGAACTTCACCGATGTATATCGTTATGTGCTTCAAAGTGCGCAAAAAACGACTATAGCCCTGACAGATGAGTTAGAGTTTATTAAAGCATATTTGGCTGTCCATAAAGAGCGACTTGGCGATAAGTTGGAAGTTGTATTTGATATTGATCCAGAATCGTTAGATAAACATTTGCCGCCACTATCTCTTCAGCTTCTTGTCGAGAATGCAATAAAACATAATGCTGCCACTCAAAAAAATCCTTTGATGATTGAAGTTACATCCACTAGTGATGAAATTACAGTGAGAAACAATATTTTGCTAAAAGAGACAAGTGACTCGACGGGTAAAGGGTTGACAAACCTTGTTCTACGTTTCGAAATGTTAACAGAAGAAAAGCCCAAGATCGTTTCCGATGATGAGTATTTTACAGTATCGTTACCGTTAATTGAACAAAATTAA
- a CDS encoding DUF134 domain-containing protein, whose product MQLRRRNWRKVIEMPPINGFMPFGGQIKPQTEPVLLLVEEYEALKLCDYDGLNHHQAAELMNISRSTFTRIYMSVRQKLAKAFVEGRTISIEGGKIYFDSNWYYCKSCKCQFNNQNQSVEITECALCGSKNIEALKENSQSDIQEVTEYCYCIRCGHKIAKRRGQLRSQNVCADCNTEL is encoded by the coding sequence ATGCAGTTACGTCGTAGAAATTGGAGAAAAGTTATAGAAATGCCACCGATAAATGGTTTTATGCCATTTGGAGGACAAATAAAACCCCAAACCGAACCAGTCCTTTTGTTGGTTGAGGAGTATGAAGCATTGAAACTTTGCGACTATGATGGTTTAAACCACCATCAGGCAGCGGAGTTGATGAATATTTCTCGCTCTACTTTTACAAGAATCTATATGTCAGTGCGTCAAAAATTGGCAAAAGCTTTTGTCGAAGGACGCACAATATCAATCGAGGGGGGGAAGATTTATTTTGATAGTAATTGGTATTACTGCAAATCGTGCAAATGTCAGTTTAATAATCAAAACCAAAGTGTTGAAATAACCGAATGTGCACTATGTGGCTCGAAAAATATCGAAGCACTAAAAGAGAATAGCCAATCTGATATTCAAGAGGTAACAGAATATTGTTATTGTATCAGATGTGGCCATAAAATTGCAAAAAGGCGCGGACAACTGCGTTCGCAAAATGTTTGCGCCGACTGCAACACTGAATTATAA
- a CDS encoding ATPase — MNKKIALPMENGLLCAHFGHCQQFAIVEVNNGKITNTQMLTPPEHVPGLYPKWVAQHGVTDVIGGGMGQKAIDLFHQQNINVFIGAPLKPAEELVNDFINNRLQLTANYCDHKRGGSHQCG; from the coding sequence ATGAACAAAAAAATTGCACTTCCTATGGAAAACGGGCTACTATGCGCCCATTTCGGACATTGCCAACAGTTTGCAATTGTTGAAGTAAACAACGGCAAAATTACAAACACACAAATGTTAACACCTCCCGAGCATGTGCCAGGACTATACCCAAAATGGGTTGCCCAACACGGTGTTACTGATGTAATCGGTGGAGGAATGGGACAAAAAGCTATTGACCTGTTTCATCAACAAAACATCAATGTTTTTATTGGCGCACCTTTGAAACCTGCCGAAGAGTTAGTTAACGATTTTATTAACAACCGATTGCAATTAACTGCAAATTACTGCGACCACAAGCGTGGAGGCAGTCATCAATGCGGATAA
- a CDS encoding P-loop NTPase encodes MRIAIASGKGGTGKTFFSTNLFYVLDKKGHKVTLTDCDAEEPNSNLFFNGRQSKQIDVTQINPIIDLEKCKYCGKCSEWCNYNAIFFLSEQKVISVLDNLCHGCGACFEACKFKAINEKEVSLGKINFIDISENSQIIESRTKVGVYTPVPLIKRAIKESGNRGIILFDAPPGTSCPFIHTVDSADYIILVTEPTPFGLSDLKQSIEILKDLNKHFGVVINRADDDYRDIHNYLQVNKIPLLLEIPFDRDIAKQYSQGEIYAKTNTNFGNTLYKTVNKIINEYGNSSN; translated from the coding sequence ATGAGAATTGCAATAGCGAGTGGAAAGGGAGGGACAGGCAAAACATTCTTTTCAACAAATCTTTTTTATGTACTTGATAAAAAGGGACATAAAGTCACTCTTACTGACTGTGATGCAGAAGAGCCTAATTCCAATCTGTTTTTCAACGGAAGACAAAGCAAACAAATTGATGTAACACAGATTAACCCGATTATCGACCTTGAAAAGTGCAAGTATTGTGGAAAGTGTAGTGAGTGGTGTAACTATAATGCTATTTTCTTCTTATCTGAGCAAAAAGTAATTAGCGTTCTTGACAACCTTTGTCACGGCTGTGGGGCATGTTTCGAGGCATGTAAATTTAAGGCTATTAACGAAAAAGAGGTTTCTCTCGGCAAAATTAACTTTATCGACATTAGCGAAAATTCACAAATAATTGAATCGCGCACTAAAGTTGGAGTTTATACTCCTGTTCCGCTTATAAAACGGGCAATTAAAGAGTCGGGTAACCGCGGAATTATACTTTTCGATGCCCCGCCCGGAACTTCGTGTCCGTTTATTCATACGGTTGACAGTGCCGATTACATCATTCTAGTTACCGAACCTACACCATTTGGATTAAGCGACTTAAAACAATCAATTGAGATATTAAAAGATTTAAACAAACATTTCGGGGTTGTAATTAATCGCGCTGATGATGATTACCGAGACATACACAACTACTTACAAGTAAATAAAATACCGTTATTGCTTGAAATACCATTCGATAGAGATATAGCAAAACAATATTCTCAGGGAGAAATTTATGCCAAAACAAACACCAATTTTGGCAATACTCTTTATAAAACTGTAAATAAAATAATTAATGAATATGGAAATAGCAGTAATTAG